Within the Thermanaeromonas toyohensis ToBE genome, the region CCATATTAACTCCATGTTCCTGAATTACGCGCTGTAAGGCTTCTTCACTAATAGGTTCTATAAGGGTTATGTTCGCCCCATCCTCTAGGGCAAGTTTCCGCCCGTACTCGCTGCCTGTCCAGACCACCACAGTATAACCTTGATCTCCGAGCCTGCGCGTTAATTCTCGGCTTTCCCTTGTACCCCCGATTACCAGTATAGCTTTTCCTTCCCCCTCACCTGCCCTCCGTACCATGGGCTCTTATCTCGCCCCCCATGGAGAGATTACGAAAAAACCCCGGTTTGTCCACTACCGGGGATAGATAAAGGCTTAAATTTCGCCCCCGGGAGACAAACCCACCCCTCTTTCACCAGGCAGGTCTTCCCGGGCGGCAGTCATAGCCTACCTCAAGTTACCCTTCCATTAATTTTTATGAAGGGAACCTTTTTGAGGCGGCTCCTCCTCCCGTCTCAACCTTTTAGGCCTTGCCTTCTCGAGGCCAAGCCACCTGGAAAAATAAAAAACCTTCTGCCCTACCACGGTAACAGAAGGCGCTAGCTTATCATGCACCACCCCCTATCCCTCGTAGGGACATGGTACAAAGAAGACAGGCAGGTCTCCTGGCTCCAGTTCATCGCTACCCACGCCTTCCCAGGCTTAAACCTAAAGCCCAGTGGCTTTTTGATGTGGGCCTGCTCCCTGTCACAGTGGCGGGACCGCGTCAGATTCTCACTGACTTCCCTCGGCTACCTATAGAGGTAGCCATCCCGTCTTCCTTATTGACTTGTCGTTTTTATTATACTGGAGTTCTACCCCCTATAGCAAGGGGTATTTCAAAAGAATAGCATATGGTGTAAGCACTCTTTTAAGAAAGGAGCGGATAACCTTGGAAGATATTAACCGCTTCTTAACGATTATGGGGGCCATCTTTGCTGCCACCCAGGGGATAGTGGAACAGCTTAAAGCCCGCTGGCCCTGGCTAGGTAAGGAAGAGGCCGACCCTATAAAGGAAGAAAAAAGGAGAACCCGCGTGCTTTTGGTTAGCGCCGTGGTGGCTGCTCTACTAGCTGGTATGGCGGCCGTGGATGTCTTCGGGTTATTGGGTATAAATGGGCTCCTCTCCGCCCTTAAAGTTAGCCACCCTGGCCTCTATCGGCTCCTTAATATGATAGTGGTGGGGCTCCTTTCTACCTTCGGTAGCCCCTTCCTGCACGAGATCTTAGACATTCTTATTGAATTTAAGCAACATATAAGGCTTCGTAACCAGGATGCGGAGCTTCGTTTGCTAAAGATATCTTCTGGGGATACCAGCCAACCTCCCAAAGTTTAAAGAAACACAGGCGGCCTACTTTCAGGGCCGCCTACATGATCTAAGCTTCCTGATCTAACCTAAACCATTTGTGTAGGGCCTGCATGGCCCTGGTAAGGTGTTCTTCATCGATAATGCAGGATACCTTTATCTCGGAGGTGCTTATCATGTGGATGTTGATACCTTCCTCAGCTAGGCAGGCGAACATACCCGCTGCCACCCCAGGATTGGTGATCATTCCCGCACCCACGATGGAAACCTTGGCTACCTTGTCATCATAAGCTACGGCGCTGGCCCCGATCTGTTCTTTGACCCTTTCCGTCACTTCCACGGCTTTAGCCAGGTCATCGCGGGCTACCGTAAAGGCTATATCATTTATACCGTCCCGCATGGCGCTCTGCACGATCATATCTACATTGATGTTTTCCTTAGCCAGGGCTTCAAAAAGGGCCCGGGCGATGCCCGGCCGGTCAGGAACATCATAGATAGCTATCCTGGCTACATTGCGGTCACCGGCTACGCCGGTTACTACCATGGCTTTTTCCATATCCTGCACCTCTTTCACTATGGTGCCTTCATTATTGTTAAAGCTTGAGCGGACTTCTAAGACTACCTTATGGAGCTTGGCGAACTCCACCGAGCGAGCCTGAAGGACTTTGGCCCCTAGACTGGCCAGTTCCAGCATTTCATCGTAAGAAATACAAGAGAGTTTGCGGGCTTCAGGAACCACCCGGGGATCAGCTGTATAGACCCCGTCTACGTCGGTATAAATCTGGCAGAGGTCTGCCTTTAAAGCCGCGGCCAGGGCTACAGCGGTAGTATCCGAACCCCCCCGTCCTAAAGTGGTAATTTCGTTATCGGGTGTGGCACCCTGGAACCCAGCCACAATCACGATTTTGCCCGCTTCCAGCTCGCGTCTTAGCCTTGTGCAGTTAACCTCCAGGATGCGGGCTTTGGTATGCACTCCATCAGTCAAGATGCCCACTTGGGGTCCGGTAAGGGAGATCACCGGCTCTCCCAGATCCTGTATGGCCATGGCCAGAAGAGCTATGGACATCTGCTCTCCTGTAGCTAGCAACATGTCCAGCTCC harbors:
- a CDS encoding aspartate kinase, translating into MALIVQKYGGTSVDGPERVKNVARRVVETRRAGHQVVVVVSAPGDTTDRLIAMAKEISPNPPARELDMLLATGEQMSIALLAMAIQDLGEPVISLTGPQVGILTDGVHTKARILEVNCTRLRRELEAGKIVIVAGFQGATPDNEITTLGRGGSDTTAVALAAALKADLCQIYTDVDGVYTADPRVVPEARKLSCISYDEMLELASLGAKVLQARSVEFAKLHKVVLEVRSSFNNNEGTIVKEVQDMEKAMVVTGVAGDRNVARIAIYDVPDRPGIARALFEALAKENINVDMIVQSAMRDGINDIAFTVARDDLAKAVEVTERVKEQIGASAVAYDDKVAKVSIVGAGMITNPGVAAGMFACLAEEGINIHMISTSEIKVSCIIDEEHLTRAMQALHKWFRLDQEA